A region of Micromonospora sp. WMMD882 DNA encodes the following proteins:
- the ssb gene encoding single-stranded DNA-binding protein gives MFDTYVTIVGNVLTAPEWRRTTQSGTLVANFKVASTARRLDRDSGRWVDGNSLRVRVNCWRKLAEGVAASVMVGDPVVVAGRLYTRDWIDDTGNQRTLYELEAVAVGHDLARGRGRFVRNRPSMATSAVEDTEAERRVHGEPTQPVPDDQAPAALDERPLDDDFELPALGAPRRLSGFPVRATDLGPDPFDPATDSEPTDSMPPDSASDGGGLTGWAATGRGLGGRALDGRGEMGEGSDDGSATAVDAYAVGAATGSADELDPLPEEPEQEQEPGTPAEGVDRGVTASGQRGRRGRGRQPVPA, from the coding sequence ATGTTCGATACCTACGTCACGATCGTCGGCAACGTGCTGACCGCCCCGGAGTGGCGGCGGACCACCCAGAGCGGCACCCTGGTCGCCAACTTCAAGGTGGCCTCCACCGCCCGCCGGCTCGACCGGGACAGCGGCCGGTGGGTCGACGGCAACAGCCTGCGCGTCCGGGTCAACTGCTGGCGCAAGCTGGCCGAGGGGGTGGCCGCCTCGGTGATGGTCGGTGACCCGGTGGTGGTGGCCGGCCGCCTCTACACGCGGGACTGGATCGACGACACCGGCAACCAGCGCACCCTCTACGAGCTGGAGGCGGTCGCCGTCGGTCACGACCTGGCCCGGGGCCGGGGGCGGTTCGTGCGCAACCGGCCGAGCATGGCGACCAGCGCCGTCGAGGACACCGAGGCCGAGCGCCGGGTGCACGGCGAGCCGACCCAGCCGGTGCCCGACGACCAGGCGCCCGCCGCTCTGGACGAGCGCCCGCTGGACGACGACTTCGAGCTGCCCGCCCTGGGCGCGCCGCGTCGCCTGTCCGGTTTCCCGGTCCGCGCGACCGACCTCGGGCCGGACCCGTTCGACCCGGCCACCGACAGCGAGCCGACCGACAGCATGCCGCCCGACAGCGCGTCGGACGGCGGGGGGCTGACGGGCTGGGCGGCGACGGGCCGAGGACTGGGCGGGCGGGCCCTGGACGGGCGGGGCGAGATGGGCGAGGGAAGCGACGACGGGTCGGCGACGGCCGTCGACGCGTACGCCGTCGGGGCTGCCACCGGGTCGGCCGACGAGCTGGACCCGCTGCCCGAGGAGCCGGAGCAGGAGCAGGAGCCGGGCACGCCGGCCGAGGGCGTCGACCGGGGGGTGACGGCGTCGGGCCAGCGTGGCCGGCGCGGGCGCGGCCGGCAGCCCGTCCCCGCCTGA